Proteins from a genomic interval of Streptomyces sp. NBC_01445:
- a CDS encoding FUSC family protein, which produces MRWLRAFGEVVRSGLRIEETRLEPLLALRTAAGVAIVIGPALWLISPAYAASAALGAYSAGGATFQRTWRPRKVIALSAGAGLALSTFVGYLAAGRLATFLPLLAVWAFAAGMAWAVGSTAGIVAATTVGSMLVTVTLPTSVGRALEHAGVIALGGVVQAVLILLFPIRRWGAHRDALADALAAVADYARRLRHDPTASFDPEPLMAARDAAAVTPSQARTRPPVLHGPRGLAERIRPVVAVLADPDVGAPAEGPGRDRARELLDAAADVLDVAARSIRRGIPAEVPPRSADVLRVDEEHEVLEGPARQAAERLVELLGEALEIAGSGGGKRPTQPGPAGAQFLVRPTMFRLVPVVVRAVRRELRGDSPVFRHAVRLAAVATLGYLIAAQLPLGHGYWAPIASVMVMRPDFHRTYARAVARLAGTLAGVALATGMVRALGPDAHVFGALAVVSAGLSYTLSRTGYAYSQCFTAAYVVFLLGMGGQAWEQTVPERVVLTLLGGALAMLAYVVFPAWETPRLPGRLADWLAANGRYAAAVLRSYADPTREHRADMRRALLASREARAAWQEAYDRARQEPVRPRGLTSREAEEAQEALKGFGRVAMLMESDVPRVDSRFVPEAERFAEALEADTAQAAVDLREHRNPDWGRVEEALHAWEGAADGDRSPVVRRGAELQKRALEDLATAVTRTPLERDVGSAREEQRVRAAVEAEDDASGPAHRDG; this is translated from the coding sequence GTGAGGTGGCTGCGGGCCTTCGGGGAGGTCGTGCGATCCGGGCTGAGGATCGAGGAGACGCGGCTGGAGCCCCTGCTCGCGCTGCGCACGGCCGCTGGGGTGGCGATCGTCATTGGGCCGGCGCTGTGGCTGATCTCTCCTGCGTACGCCGCGTCCGCCGCCCTCGGTGCCTACTCCGCGGGTGGGGCCACCTTCCAGCGCACCTGGCGTCCACGCAAGGTGATCGCGCTCAGCGCGGGCGCAGGTCTGGCGCTCAGCACTTTCGTGGGCTACCTGGCGGCGGGGCGACTCGCGACGTTCCTCCCCCTGCTGGCCGTATGGGCCTTTGCCGCGGGGATGGCGTGGGCCGTCGGATCGACCGCTGGGATCGTCGCAGCGACGACGGTCGGCAGCATGCTTGTGACCGTCACCCTGCCCACGAGCGTCGGGCGAGCCCTGGAGCACGCCGGGGTCATCGCGCTCGGAGGCGTGGTGCAGGCCGTGCTGATCTTGCTGTTCCCGATCCGGCGTTGGGGGGCGCATCGTGACGCGCTCGCCGACGCCCTGGCCGCCGTGGCGGACTACGCCCGTCGGCTGCGGCACGACCCGACCGCCTCGTTCGACCCGGAGCCGTTGATGGCGGCCCGGGACGCGGCCGCCGTGACGCCATCACAGGCCCGAACCCGTCCCCCCGTCCTCCACGGCCCCCGGGGCCTCGCCGAACGCATTCGGCCGGTCGTCGCCGTGCTCGCCGACCCGGACGTCGGCGCCCCGGCGGAGGGTCCCGGGCGGGACCGCGCGCGGGAGTTGCTCGACGCGGCAGCCGACGTCCTGGACGTCGCCGCCCGTTCGATCCGCCGCGGCATTCCCGCCGAGGTGCCGCCCAGGAGCGCGGACGTCCTGCGCGTCGATGAGGAGCACGAGGTGCTGGAGGGGCCCGCGCGGCAGGCCGCCGAGCGGCTCGTTGAACTGCTCGGCGAGGCGTTGGAGATCGCCGGGAGCGGCGGCGGGAAGAGGCCCACGCAGCCCGGCCCAGCGGGCGCCCAGTTCCTGGTGCGCCCGACCATGTTCCGGCTGGTCCCGGTCGTCGTCCGGGCGGTCCGCCGTGAGCTCCGTGGGGACTCGCCCGTGTTCCGGCACGCCGTCCGCCTGGCGGCGGTGGCCACGCTCGGCTATCTGATCGCCGCCCAGCTACCCCTGGGCCACGGCTACTGGGCGCCCATCGCGTCGGTGATGGTGATGCGGCCGGACTTCCACCGGACGTACGCGCGTGCGGTGGCCCGTCTCGCCGGGACCCTGGCGGGGGTCGCACTCGCCACCGGGATGGTCCGGGCCCTGGGCCCGGACGCCCATGTGTTCGGCGCGCTGGCGGTTGTCTCGGCGGGCCTGTCGTACACGCTGAGCCGTACCGGCTACGCCTACTCCCAGTGCTTCACTGCCGCGTACGTCGTCTTCCTGCTTGGTATGGGCGGCCAGGCGTGGGAGCAGACGGTCCCGGAGCGGGTGGTGCTCACCCTGCTCGGCGGGGCCCTGGCCATGCTGGCGTACGTGGTGTTCCCCGCATGGGAGACGCCCCGGTTGCCGGGTCGGCTTGCGGACTGGCTCGCCGCCAACGGCCGCTACGCGGCCGCGGTGCTCCGCAGCTACGCCGATCCGACCCGGGAGCACCGCGCCGACATGCGAAGGGCGCTGCTGGCGAGCAGGGAGGCACGTGCCGCCTGGCAGGAGGCCTACGACCGGGCAAGGCAGGAACCGGTCCGCCCCAGGGGCCTGACGTCGCGCGAGGCGGAGGAGGCGCAGGAGGCGCTCAAGGGGTTCGGCCGGGTGGCGATGCTCATGGAGAGCGACGTCCCCCGGGTCGACAGTCGTTTCGTCCCCGAGGCGGAGCGGTTCGCCGAGGCCTTGGAGGCGGACACCGCGCAGGCGGCAGTCGACTTGCGCGAGCACAGGAATCCGGACTGGGGGCGTGTGGAGGAGGCGCTCCACGCGTGGGAGGGTGCTGCCGACGGGGACCGGAGCCCGGTGGTGCGGCGTGGGGCGGAACTGCAGAAGCGGGCCTTGGAGGACCTCGCGACGGCGGTGACCCGCACACCCCTGGAACGGGACGTCGGCTCTGCTCGCGAGGAGCAGCGGGTGCGGGCGGCCGTGGAGGCGGAAGATGACGCATCAGGACCCGCGCACCGGGATGGGTGA